TTCCTTCATGAATGATCTTCGGATTAAGCGCGACCGTATAAGCCGGGACGTCTTCCGACAAAATTTTGCCGTTGCGATCGACAATCGTTCCCCGCTTCGGCTGCAGCACTTCGCTTGTTTTCCAGCTTCGTTCCGCCCGTTGCATCAACCATGCGGAATCTACCACCTGCAAATAGTAAAGTTTGCCAATTATAGCCATAAAAAAAAGGGTGAAAAATCCTCCTATCAAAAGCGACCGGATTCTAACCCTTTTTGCCATGCCAGGTCAACCCCTCAAATCTTTAGTCCAATGTTACGGTTTTTGCCCGAAAGCAACATCGGTGTCGGATGTACCGGTGTTCAACGCATATTTGCTGTCGGCGGAAATTTCCTTGACCTCATCTTCGGAAGAGTTGCGCAAGCCCAATTGTTGCGCCTGTTCAATGATGCGCCTGGGATCCTGGTATTTCAAAATATCCAACTTCAGTTTGCGGTTTTCATCTTCCAATATGCGGATTTCGTTATCGATTTTCGTAATTTTGGTGTTGATTTCATAGATTTGCGCATAGCGCCATACGATCATGCCGGCTACGACGACGCAAACGGCGACGGCAAACAAATACAACAGCTTTTCCTGAACCGGCAATGTTTTGCGATGTATGACCACTCTGCGTTTTTCCGTTATTTGCGGCTTATTTTTGGCAGCGATCGCGAGATTCCCGCGAATATATTGCGCCATCATCAAGCCCTCCTCTCCATCTGCGTTTTTTCCGCGATGCGCAATTTTGCCGAACGCGCCCTGGGGTTACGCTCCAGTTCCCGCTCGCCGGGCAAAATCGGTTTTTTCGTTACAAGCT
The genomic region above belongs to Bacilli bacterium and contains:
- the ftsL gene encoding cell division protein FtsL, coding for MMAQYIRGNLAIAAKNKPQITEKRRVVIHRKTLPVQEKLLYLFAVAVCVVVAGMIVWRYAQIYEINTKITKIDNEIRILEDENRKLKLDILKYQDPRRIIEQAQQLGLRNSSEDEVKEISADSKYALNTGTSDTDVAFGQKP